One window of the Trifolium pratense cultivar HEN17-A07 linkage group LG2, ARS_RC_1.1, whole genome shotgun sequence genome contains the following:
- the LOC123910327 gene encoding epoxide hydrolase 4-like isoform X1 yields MVNMVTLIWSLGKWTVKMAGVKPYTVEIEPGTVMRFWVPSETISKIKPISKPTKPVVVLLHGFCGDGLTTWLSQIIMLAKNYAVYVPDLIFFGGSTTDKSDRSPTFQAECLAAGLKKLGVVKCVVVGFSYGGMVAFKMAELYSELVQAVVVTGSILAIQESMISSSAVENVGSSWSEILLPSSVEGLKSLLSIGLYRNIRFPNRMLSDFLKVMFPNRKERSELLEALDLSYKDINIPKFSQRIHFLWGEEDKVFKLEVAHNMKEKLGNNATIEVIKKAGHLAHLEQPCIYIRCLKKFLSSL; encoded by the exons atgGTGAACATGGTGACACTTATTTGGTCATTGGGTAAATGGACGGTGAAGATGGCTGGTGTGAAGCCTTACACAGTGGAGATAGAGCCAGGTACAGTTATGAGGTTTTGGGTTCCATCTGAAACCATTTCAAAGATCAAACCCATTTCAAAACCCACCAAGCCAGTGGTGGTTCTCCTCCATGGCTTCTGCGGTGACGGACTTACAACTTGGTTGTCGCAAATCATCATGTTAGCAAAAAACTACGCCGTTTACGTGCCAGACTTAATTTTCTTTGGCGGCTCCACAACTGATAAGTCGGACCGGTCACCGACTTTTCAAGCCGAGTGTTTGGCGGCAGGGTTAAAGAAACTCGGGGTGGTGAAATGTGTTGTGGTTGGATTTAGTTATGGTGGAATGGTGGCGTTTAAAATGGCTGAGCTGTATAGTGAGCTGGTTCAAGCTGTGGTTGTAACTGGCTCGATTTTGGCTATACAAGAGTCTATGATTAGTAGTAGTGCAGTGGAAAATGTTGGGTCTTCTTGGTCAGAAATATTATTACCATCTTCTGTTGAGGGATTAAAGTCACTTCTCTCTATTGGATTATATAGAAACATTCGATTTCCCAACCGTATGTTAAGTGACTTTCTTAAG GTGATGTTCCCGAATAGGAAGGAGCGAAGTGAGCTATTAGAGGCCTTAGACCTTAGCTACAAAGACATCAACATCCCAAAATTTTCACAG CGGATACATTTCTTATGGGGGGAGGAAGATAAAGTTTTCAAACTAGAAGTTGCGCACAACATGAAAGA GAAGCTGGGAAATAACGCAACGATTGAAGTAATAAAAAAGGCTGGCCACTTGGCTCATTTGGAACAACCATGTATTTACATTAGGTGTTTAAAGAAGTTTCTTTCTTCAttgtga
- the LOC123910327 gene encoding epoxide hydrolase 4-like isoform X2, with the protein MVNMVTLIWSLGKWTVKMAGVKPYTVEIEPGTVMRFWVPSETISKIKPISKPTKPVVVLLHGFCGDGLTTWLSQIIMLAKNYAVYVPDLIFFGGSTTDKSDRSPTFQAECLAAGLKKLGVVKCVVVGFSYGGMVAFKMAELYSELVQAVVVTGSILAIQESMISSSAVENVGSSWSEILLPSSVEGLKSLLSIGLYRNIRFPNRMLSDFLKVMFPNRKERSELLEALDLSYKDINIPKFSQRIHFLWGEEDKVFKLEVAHNMKEREVWYWYLFPRQFGFSC; encoded by the exons atgGTGAACATGGTGACACTTATTTGGTCATTGGGTAAATGGACGGTGAAGATGGCTGGTGTGAAGCCTTACACAGTGGAGATAGAGCCAGGTACAGTTATGAGGTTTTGGGTTCCATCTGAAACCATTTCAAAGATCAAACCCATTTCAAAACCCACCAAGCCAGTGGTGGTTCTCCTCCATGGCTTCTGCGGTGACGGACTTACAACTTGGTTGTCGCAAATCATCATGTTAGCAAAAAACTACGCCGTTTACGTGCCAGACTTAATTTTCTTTGGCGGCTCCACAACTGATAAGTCGGACCGGTCACCGACTTTTCAAGCCGAGTGTTTGGCGGCAGGGTTAAAGAAACTCGGGGTGGTGAAATGTGTTGTGGTTGGATTTAGTTATGGTGGAATGGTGGCGTTTAAAATGGCTGAGCTGTATAGTGAGCTGGTTCAAGCTGTGGTTGTAACTGGCTCGATTTTGGCTATACAAGAGTCTATGATTAGTAGTAGTGCAGTGGAAAATGTTGGGTCTTCTTGGTCAGAAATATTATTACCATCTTCTGTTGAGGGATTAAAGTCACTTCTCTCTATTGGATTATATAGAAACATTCGATTTCCCAACCGTATGTTAAGTGACTTTCTTAAG GTGATGTTCCCGAATAGGAAGGAGCGAAGTGAGCTATTAGAGGCCTTAGACCTTAGCTACAAAGACATCAACATCCCAAAATTTTCACAG CGGATACATTTCTTATGGGGGGAGGAAGATAAAGTTTTCAAACTAGAAGTTGCGCACAACATGAAAGA AAGGGAAGTTTGGTATTGGTATTTGTTTCCGCGACAGTTCGGGTTCTCTTGTTAA